From one Ignavibacteria bacterium genomic stretch:
- the rpoC gene encoding DNA-directed RNA polymerase subunit beta', whose translation MQFQNSPKRGYSQITIRISSPDDILNRSHGEVTKPETINYRSFRPEKDGLFCEKIFGPIRDWECACGKYKRIRYKGIVCDRCGVEVTQKSVRRERMGHIMLAVPVVHIWFLRSLPSKIAGVIGMPTKDVERIVYYESYVVIQPGSTGLQPKDLLTEDQYLEVLASLRSDERNMDDDDPRKFIALIGGEAIKELLRRVDPDEDYFTLREVLKEDISQQKRADILKRLRIMDAFRTSPLKEPNKAEWMVLDIIPVIPPDLRPLVPLEGGRFATSDLNDLYRRVIIRNNRLKRLIDIKAPEVILRNEKRMLQEAVDALFDNSRRSVRSESQRALKSLADTLKGKTGRFRQNLLGKRVDYSGRSVIVVGPELKLHECGLPKDMAVELFKPLIIRKLIERGLCKTVKSAKKQVEKKTTDVWDILDVVIDGHPVLLNRAPTLHRLGIQAFQPRLVEGKAIQLHPLVTTAFNADFDGDQMAVHVPLSHEAQLEALLLMLSSHNIMHTQNGEPIAVPSQDMVLGVYYITKMRKGAKGEGKIFSSVAEVIIAYNAGSLSLHSGIKVRMNGKLVETTTGRILFNQIVPAEMGYMNEMLGKKRLRQVISECFRKAGLAKTVEFLDKLKELGFTTATRGGLSVSVADVVIPAEKETIIAKAQAEVDKIEDYYHSGVITEGERYNKIIDTWSTATNRVADKLYAELASNQQGFNTFFMMMDSQARGSKEQIRQLAGMRGLMAKPQKTVAASSAELIENPIISNFKEGLTNLEYFISTHGARKGLADTALKTADAGYLTRRLHDVAQDVVIGDEDCGTIRGVEMRALKDGEEVKEPLKERILGRVTLTDVIDPLSGETYVKAGNLITEEIADVIEASPIEAVMIRSVLSCESRQGVCAMCYGRNMATGQMVNKGEAVGTIASQSIGEPGTQLTLRTFHTGGTASLSLSQSVVMAKFDGKIQFENIRFVTTPGDETDVQIAVSRAGVINIVEPNSNRIVTKYDVVYGAELKVQDGQLVQKGELIYEWDPYNSVIITEKAGWVRYRDLVPNLTFKEAIDEQIGHTTKIVIDSRDRTKSPAIEIIDEDGVLIQQYIIPTRAQIVVDDGEMVAVGSKLVKMPRDMGRLRDITGGLPRVTELFEARSPQNPSAVTEIDGIVNIEKPKRGSRVIAVTSLDGELRREYPVPIGRHVLVQDGDLVRSGDRLSEGAINPHDILHIKGINEAQAYLVNEIQDVYRMQGVKINDKHIEVIVRQMLQKVRVTDAGDSRFLEGDQVDRVPFNDENETLKSAMIVIDKGDSKFKVGQIVSRKDLKEVNDDLKKKEKTPAKSRKAEPAIAEPLLLGITQASLTTESWLSAASFQETTKVLSEASTAAKRDHLLGLKENIILGQLIPAGTGLREYQSMLVASDVGNIFGASAIIPKAEDEEPAPALAKKPSRRKAPVV comes from the coding sequence ATGCAATTCCAGAATAGTCCTAAACGCGGATATTCACAAATTACAATTCGCATCTCGTCGCCCGACGATATTCTGAATCGTTCTCATGGAGAGGTGACCAAGCCGGAAACGATTAACTACCGTTCTTTCCGTCCAGAAAAAGATGGTCTTTTCTGTGAAAAAATCTTTGGTCCAATTCGTGACTGGGAGTGCGCTTGCGGTAAATACAAGCGGATCCGATACAAGGGCATCGTATGCGATCGATGCGGCGTTGAGGTTACTCAGAAAAGTGTACGCCGTGAACGCATGGGACATATCATGCTGGCGGTTCCTGTTGTACATATTTGGTTCCTGCGGTCACTGCCAAGTAAGATTGCGGGCGTGATTGGAATGCCAACCAAGGACGTAGAGCGAATCGTGTATTACGAGTCGTACGTTGTTATCCAGCCGGGCTCAACAGGTCTCCAGCCAAAGGACCTTCTCACCGAAGATCAGTACCTGGAGGTTCTTGCTTCGCTCCGCTCCGACGAACGGAATATGGATGATGACGACCCCCGCAAATTCATTGCACTTATCGGGGGTGAAGCTATTAAGGAGCTGCTTCGCCGCGTAGATCCTGACGAAGATTATTTTACGTTGAGAGAAGTACTAAAGGAAGATATTAGCCAGCAAAAGCGTGCAGACATCCTGAAACGCCTGCGTATCATGGATGCCTTCCGAACGTCGCCACTGAAAGAGCCAAATAAGGCTGAATGGATGGTGCTGGATATTATCCCTGTGATCCCTCCCGATCTGCGTCCACTCGTACCTCTTGAAGGCGGACGTTTTGCTACATCTGACTTAAACGATCTGTATCGCCGGGTTATCATTCGCAACAACCGATTAAAACGACTTATTGATATCAAGGCACCCGAAGTTATTCTTCGCAACGAAAAGCGGATGCTTCAGGAAGCTGTTGATGCGCTGTTTGATAACTCACGCCGTTCCGTTCGCAGTGAATCACAGCGTGCTCTTAAATCACTTGCTGATACCCTGAAAGGTAAAACGGGACGCTTCCGTCAGAACCTGCTTGGTAAACGCGTTGACTATTCAGGCCGGTCGGTTATTGTGGTTGGCCCCGAGCTGAAACTGCACGAATGCGGTCTGCCAAAAGACATGGCCGTTGAACTCTTTAAGCCTCTCATTATTCGCAAGCTGATTGAAAGGGGCTTGTGCAAGACGGTTAAGAGCGCTAAGAAGCAGGTTGAAAAGAAAACTACAGATGTATGGGATATTCTCGATGTTGTGATCGACGGTCACCCCGTGCTGCTTAACCGTGCACCTACCCTGCACCGCCTGGGCATTCAGGCATTCCAGCCCCGACTTGTAGAGGGTAAGGCTATTCAGTTGCACCCGCTGGTTACTACAGCGTTTAACGCTGACTTTGACGGTGACCAGATGGCCGTGCACGTTCCGCTTAGCCACGAAGCACAGCTGGAAGCACTGCTGCTGATGCTCAGTAGCCATAATATTATGCACACTCAGAACGGCGAACCAATTGCAGTGCCGTCACAAGATATGGTTCTGGGCGTGTACTACATTACAAAGATGCGTAAGGGGGCTAAGGGCGAAGGGAAAATATTCTCCTCCGTTGCCGAGGTTATTATTGCCTATAACGCAGGCTCACTTAGCCTGCACTCAGGTATAAAGGTAAGGATGAACGGTAAACTGGTTGAAACAACAACCGGTAGAATCCTGTTTAATCAAATCGTACCCGCCGAAATGGGGTATATGAACGAGATGCTCGGCAAAAAGCGCCTGCGTCAGGTAATCTCGGAGTGTTTCCGTAAAGCCGGACTTGCTAAAACAGTTGAGTTCCTGGATAAGCTTAAAGAACTTGGATTTACTACGGCTACACGCGGCGGCCTTTCGGTGTCGGTCGCAGATGTGGTTATCCCAGCCGAAAAAGAAACTATCATAGCCAAGGCTCAGGCCGAAGTGGATAAGATTGAAGATTACTATCACAGTGGTGTTATCACCGAAGGTGAACGGTATAACAAGATTATCGACACCTGGAGTACCGCTACAAACAGGGTGGCCGACAAACTGTATGCCGAGCTGGCCAGTAATCAGCAAGGATTTAATACATTCTTCATGATGATGGACTCCCAGGCTCGGGGCTCGAAAGAGCAGATCAGACAGTTGGCAGGTATGCGCGGTCTTATGGCAAAGCCGCAGAAGACAGTGGCGGCCAGCAGTGCTGAGTTGATCGAAAACCCGATTATCTCGAACTTTAAAGAAGGCCTAACTAACCTTGAGTACTTTATCTCAACCCACGGTGCACGAAAAGGTCTGGCCGACACCGCACTGAAGACCGCTGACGCAGGGTACCTTACCCGCAGGCTTCATGATGTAGCCCAGGACGTTGTGATCGGCGATGAAGATTGTGGTACCATCCGCGGTGTAGAGATGCGTGCCCTCAAAGATGGTGAAGAAGTTAAAGAGCCCCTTAAGGAAAGAATTCTTGGTCGGGTAACCCTGACTGATGTGATTGATCCCCTCTCGGGTGAAACGTACGTTAAGGCAGGTAATCTGATAACGGAAGAAATTGCTGATGTTATCGAAGCCTCACCTATTGAAGCCGTGATGATTCGTTCCGTACTCTCGTGCGAGTCTCGCCAGGGCGTGTGCGCGATGTGCTATGGCAGAAATATGGCTACCGGACAAATGGTGAACAAGGGCGAGGCAGTAGGTACAATTGCTTCACAATCAATTGGTGAACCTGGTACACAGCTTACATTGCGTACCTTCCATACGGGTGGCACGGCGTCGCTTTCATTGTCGCAAAGCGTTGTTATGGCTAAGTTCGATGGTAAGATCCAGTTTGAAAACATCCGCTTTGTTACTACTCCCGGCGATGAAACAGATGTTCAAATTGCCGTTTCTAGAGCGGGCGTTATTAATATCGTTGAGCCTAATAGTAACCGGATCGTGACGAAATACGATGTTGTGTATGGCGCTGAACTCAAGGTTCAGGATGGACAATTGGTTCAGAAAGGTGAACTGATTTATGAATGGGATCCGTACAACTCAGTGATTATTACTGAAAAAGCCGGATGGGTACGGTATCGCGACCTGGTGCCAAACCTAACGTTCAAGGAAGCCATTGATGAACAGATAGGCCATACAACAAAGATCGTAATCGACTCCCGGGACAGAACCAAGAGCCCGGCTATCGAAATTATCGACGAAGACGGCGTTCTGATTCAGCAGTATATCATTCCTACCAGGGCACAGATTGTTGTTGATGACGGAGAAATGGTGGCGGTTGGCTCCAAGCTGGTAAAGATGCCGCGTGACATGGGCAGACTTCGCGACATTACAGGCGGCCTGCCACGTGTTACGGAATTGTTCGAAGCGCGCTCACCCCAAAATCCGTCTGCTGTTACAGAAATTGATGGTATCGTAAATATTGAAAAACCAAAACGCGGGTCTCGTGTGATAGCAGTAACGTCGCTCGACGGAGAACTGCGCCGCGAATACCCGGTACCGATCGGACGTCACGTACTTGTTCAGGATGGAGATCTTGTGCGCTCCGGTGACCGGTTGTCGGAAGGGGCTATAAACCCGCACGACATTTTGCATATCAAGGGAATCAACGAAGCACAGGCATATCTGGTAAATGAAATTCAGGATGTTTATCGGATGCAGGGTGTGAAGATTAATGATAAGCATATCGAAGTCATCGTCCGCCAAATGCTGCAAAAAGTCCGTGTAACCGATGCCGGCGACTCCAGGTTCCTGGAGGGCGATCAGGTTGACAGAGTTCCGTTCAACGATGAGAACGAAACCTTGAAGTCGGCTATGATTGTAATTGACAAGGGTGACAGTAAGTTCAAGGTTGGCCAGATTGTTAGCCGAAAAGATTTAAAGGAAGTTAATGACGATCTGAAGAAGAAAGAGAAGACACCGGCTAAGAGTAGAAAAGCCGAACCTGCAATTGCCGAACCATTGCTACTCGGAATTACACAGGCGTCGCTCACGACCGAATCGTGGCTGTCTGCAGCATCATTCCAGGAAACAACCAAGGTTCTTAGCGAGGCGTCAACCGCTGCCAAACGCGATCACTTGCTGGGTCTGAAGGAAAACATCATCCTGGGTCAGCTGATCCCCGCGGGCACAGGCCTACGTGAATATCAGTCAATGCTTGTTGCCTCTGATGTTGGAAATATCTTTGGCGCAAGTGCTATTATACCCAAGGCCGAGGATGAAGAACCTGCACCGGCACTGGCCAAAAAGCCAAGTCGGCGCAAAGCTCCGGTCGTTTAA
- a CDS encoding T9SS type A sorting domain-containing protein: MKYSCLIHGLLAIVICTLSSTADTLYVSLSAPAGTGQSWQSPFTTIDAALMAWQSGDEVWVAQGTYAPPVSGWSFPNGLRMYGGFNGTELLREERDWFRKPAVLTGENIKTVFVLNDCDSSSRIDGFTLQGATEHALNITGGCPIIRNCTFLGNTGQSGAAILATATSRIHIEYCVFGRNTCDRNGGAVEIRNSSAHPYGYGALIGQCQFYDNTSLSGNGGALSIVNSPTIPQIVSCVFNGNQAVGGGALFTEQCYAYITNATFCNNNSTGTDTAAALTLLLNGGELLNSIVWNGTISDSARHIVHYLLNQMTDTTILRARSNLVENDFIYGFYQTNPSFEDEQLVAGADGFFGTDDDGLRLSSLSVALNAGVIDRYVNSRQTDAIGNPRLVGRKVDLGAYETQRPNRLTPTEIVEGLKNGRYSLFYRHSKTDWGEKDEGPSPECFPGRNLISEGRELATEVGKAQRLLGIPVGEALSSPVCRCWETTLLMCGRYEKVPYWGSGGGETTSAQRDSALKTPPPNGNRIISSHDAVANMVFNPHGDGQVLTSAELMECDNLFVLPVADTFEVVGHWCSDTWMRYHVRFPDEPTSVQPEPELLVVTCSPNPATTMIEVKTPSPHDVTIINMYGQVVWSGVVPTSAAIVVSDWPQGMYAVQAAGRSALVVVLH, encoded by the coding sequence ATGAAATACTCTTGTTTAATTCATGGTTTACTTGCAATTGTAATCTGCACACTCTCTTCAACGGCCGATACTCTGTATGTATCGTTATCGGCGCCCGCCGGCACCGGACAGAGCTGGCAAAGCCCCTTCACAACAATTGATGCTGCACTGATGGCCTGGCAATCGGGCGACGAAGTCTGGGTTGCCCAGGGAACGTATGCTCCGCCGGTTAGTGGCTGGAGTTTTCCAAATGGGTTGCGTATGTATGGCGGGTTCAATGGCACTGAGTTGCTACGCGAGGAGCGCGACTGGTTTCGAAAGCCCGCGGTGCTAACAGGTGAAAATATTAAAACTGTGTTCGTTTTAAATGATTGCGACTCTTCATCGCGAATTGATGGATTTACACTGCAGGGGGCTACTGAGCATGCACTGAACATAACTGGTGGATGTCCGATAATAAGAAATTGTACCTTTTTAGGTAACACTGGGCAAAGTGGAGCTGCAATACTGGCAACGGCAACATCAAGGATCCATATTGAATACTGTGTTTTCGGAAGGAATACCTGCGACCGGAACGGTGGTGCAGTTGAAATCAGAAACAGTAGTGCTCATCCATACGGATATGGTGCCTTGATTGGGCAATGTCAGTTTTACGACAATACTTCACTGTCCGGAAACGGTGGTGCTCTTTCCATCGTGAACAGTCCAACGATACCGCAAATCGTTAGTTGCGTGTTTAACGGCAACCAGGCGGTTGGCGGCGGTGCATTGTTTACAGAGCAATGCTATGCCTATATCACCAATGCAACGTTCTGTAACAACAATTCTACCGGTACTGACACTGCTGCAGCACTCACGCTTCTGCTAAATGGTGGCGAGTTGCTGAACTCAATCGTCTGGAATGGTACCATATCCGATTCAGCCCGACACATCGTCCACTACCTATTAAACCAAATGACTGACACGACAATATTGCGTGCCCGATCCAATCTTGTGGAAAATGACTTTATTTATGGATTTTATCAAACGAATCCAAGTTTTGAAGATGAACAGCTGGTTGCCGGAGCCGATGGTTTCTTTGGCACTGATGACGACGGGCTGCGCCTTAGCTCACTGTCTGTTGCTCTTAATGCAGGCGTGATTGATAGGTATGTGAATTCGCGTCAAACCGATGCAATCGGGAATCCCAGGCTGGTGGGGCGGAAGGTTGACCTGGGTGCGTATGAAACGCAGCGCCCTAACAGACTAACTCCAACGGAAATAGTGGAAGGACTTAAAAACGGAAGGTACAGCCTTTTCTACCGTCACTCAAAAACAGATTGGGGTGAAAAGGATGAAGGGCCATCTCCGGAGTGCTTTCCAGGACGCAACTTGATATCCGAGGGAAGGGAGCTCGCTACTGAAGTTGGAAAGGCGCAGCGGTTGCTTGGTATCCCTGTCGGCGAAGCCCTTAGCAGCCCTGTATGCCGATGCTGGGAAACCACCCTGCTGATGTGTGGTCGATACGAAAAGGTACCGTACTGGGGGAGTGGGGGCGGAGAAACGACGTCGGCACAACGCGACTCGGCATTAAAAACGCCACCTCCGAATGGTAACCGTATCATAAGTTCACACGATGCCGTGGCAAATATGGTATTTAACCCGCATGGTGACGGGCAGGTACTCACCTCGGCAGAACTGATGGAGTGCGATAATCTGTTTGTGCTTCCGGTTGCCGACACCTTTGAAGTGGTTGGCCATTGGTGTTCCGACACATGGATGAGGTATCATGTGCGATTCCCGGATGAGCCAACGTCAGTACAACCGGAGCCCGAACTGTTGGTAGTTACATGCTCGCCGAACCCTGCTACCACCATGATAGAAGTTAAGACGCCTTCACCACACGACGTAACAATTATTAATATGTACGGACAGGTGGTCTGGTCCGGTGTTGTTCCGACCTCCGCCGCAATCGTGGTATCAGACTGGCCACAGGGCATGTACGCTGTGCAGGCTGCTGGCCGCTCAGCTCTGGTTGTGGTGCTGCACTAA
- a CDS encoding DUF2235 domain-containing protein has protein sequence MKNIAIFSDGTWNFPGMRDGNVTVQTNVQKLHELTATGTTVRSGMPLQVKVYDSGVGTPGHGLLSQLQGGITGAGLDKNIRDLYRFLITQYERGDRIFLFGFSRGAYTVRSLAGLIRNCGILRPEYIHLTDTAFELYRDRNNYSRPDSDLMIGFKERYAYETVTRIRMIGVWDTVGSLGIPAPYLNILTADRYRFHDTTLSSTVEYAYQALAIDEVRVPFAPVLWKISKYANTIFPQTLEQRWFPGVHSNIGGGYANNSLSNIPLVWIALKAVQAGLHLHSEPITYSSDYMDNIGSPWFPLTLLWQRKRRITVDHSESNQSVDATAYRRRNDPNCRYRPQNLP, from the coding sequence TTAGCGATGGTACCTGGAACTTTCCCGGTATGCGGGATGGCAACGTCACCGTGCAGACAAATGTGCAGAAATTGCATGAGCTGACTGCAACTGGTACCACTGTACGTTCTGGTATGCCCTTGCAGGTCAAGGTCTATGACTCGGGTGTAGGCACTCCTGGTCATGGCTTGCTCAGCCAACTTCAAGGTGGCATAACAGGGGCAGGCCTGGACAAGAATATCAGGGATCTGTATCGTTTTTTAATTACGCAGTACGAACGGGGTGACCGCATATTCCTGTTCGGCTTCAGTCGCGGGGCCTATACCGTCCGCAGTCTGGCCGGCCTGATTCGTAACTGCGGCATCCTTCGTCCTGAATACATACATCTTACCGATACAGCATTTGAACTATACAGAGACAGGAACAACTATTCCAGACCGGACTCTGATTTAATGATTGGGTTTAAAGAGCGATATGCATACGAAACGGTTACAAGGATCAGGATGATCGGAGTGTGGGATACGGTAGGAAGCTTAGGAATCCCGGCTCCCTATTTAAACATACTTACTGCTGACCGATACCGGTTTCATGATACCACCCTGAGCAGCACCGTTGAATATGCATATCAGGCTTTGGCAATTGACGAGGTTCGGGTACCCTTTGCTCCGGTCTTATGGAAGATAAGCAAATATGCAAATACAATATTTCCGCAAACGCTGGAACAGCGCTGGTTTCCGGGCGTTCACAGTAACATTGGCGGCGGCTATGCCAATAACAGTTTAAGCAATATCCCCTTGGTTTGGATTGCTCTAAAAGCCGTACAAGCCGGACTGCACCTCCATTCGGAACCAATCACCTACAGCAGCGACTACATGGATAATATCGGATCTCCATGGTTTCCGCTAACGCTGCTGTGGCAGCGAAAACGTAGAATTACTGTTGATCACTCAGAATCAAATCAGTCAGTTGATGCAACGGCATATCGTCGCAGGAACGATCCAAACTGCAGATACCGTCCTCAGAATCTTCCGTAG